The candidate division WOR-3 bacterium genome contains a region encoding:
- a CDS encoding C25 family cysteine peptidase, with amino-acid sequence MILFFLFSAINIIADTPDSLIIKYTLEYEKFLISGRISYKLKEGNFYPIEEGVAELPSIRRSILTPVGCEIELKYKVLESQKEKGIPRVLSYFGEEIEKTPPPYILPPVAIEENTPSPFGNSTLIINPFSFDGEKIEERKLILIKIYFRGGKWIKPRGYQARKLSIFLNKQKGEAIIPSIYKIREEPSLYLKLKTLKEGLYEVTPKDLEKVGINPLRVDPKKIQILGGYKKVMKWNLDSLLAMDTLPEVLPTIYEIDEDETFEPWERIIFYAHSLSGWKRNRFTSKVFFYYHPYTDTNIYWLRFNKEALKMNQVSQVGGEESSFFIDTIHLEEDVFSPLKSGLTWGWKELNVIGENLESENSKLITTFIPQDPLDSKAIIFVAFYPKENKNTDLEISLNGETSLKTVPCFGDPKTDRTIFIDTLENLHSGINELSVSLRSSERSIILDYIEIIYKRKTIGKEDFLIIKQDSSLRNYRVEGFLRNPYVLDISKESSPKLISSDFENGTVNFSSASSRVLLQSSPFSIEEISISNPTSLFQGGADWIVITPETFFSEALKLKNWRESNLRGFSSPIAKVVKIEEIYDNFSYGVKDPSAIKRFLYWTQLNWNPPPNYVLLFGNGSYDDKNLTGNGKTSFIPIHTEGITVSQKEGYLTSNPSWDSWFVNFNEDPRQVPDIPIGRVTASNLQEAKGWVDKLIEYEKSSGNWRMKAILLADDAFSATSSAERENTDGMESIARKLPGWIYKDKIYLIEYPREAGLKPSARKAHIESMKEGALVGMYIGHGNLRGLAHEGVFLIQDINLLSNWRKTPIYYFGSCDVGYFERPDERSIGDYSVLYKEGGTIVTIAAGRATGNPDNTYLGERIIEYLFNDSVKTAGEAFLFAKEKGGHSTYTFFGDPGTSILIDSAPLTVSLNDTFKTGSSIEIKGECKNSAEKISCLLTEGSYDTLIDGSEGSGTLMIKVRKEGRILFRGSAPIVNDSFVIKMNLPYDIKADSGRIRFYSRGEKESYFSSRIYFKEGLPSLDTLPPSISFQLEGRVLKKGDLIPPSGEMTLIISDSSGIDLRDKTNIQVNVGGTSKLLLGDKFTYLTGTCTIGEVSFAYEAPSLSDSIKIKVYAKDNSGNIGSCETSFKVGRKEILWNVNNYPNPMKDKTIIVYNTSQEVPVEIKIFTIAGRLVKEIYPGVSKYGINYVEWDGKDKLGRPVSNGVYYYMIKAGNTEPYYGKIAVVR; translated from the coding sequence ATGATTTTGTTTTTTTTATTTTCTGCCATAAATATTATTGCAGATACCCCAGATTCTTTAATTATTAAATATACCTTAGAATATGAAAAATTTCTAATCTCAGGTAGAATTTCCTATAAACTAAAAGAAGGAAACTTTTACCCTATAGAAGAAGGAGTGGCTGAGTTACCTTCTATAAGAAGGTCAATTTTAACTCCAGTTGGATGCGAAATAGAATTAAAATACAAAGTATTAGAATCTCAAAAAGAGAAAGGGATCCCAAGAGTTTTATCTTACTTCGGAGAGGAAATAGAAAAAACTCCTCCTCCCTACATTTTACCTCCTGTTGCGATAGAAGAAAATACCCCTTCTCCCTTTGGAAATTCTACTTTAATCATAAATCCTTTTTCTTTTGATGGAGAAAAAATAGAGGAAAGGAAATTAATTTTAATTAAAATTTATTTTAGAGGAGGAAAATGGATTAAACCAAGGGGCTATCAAGCAAGAAAACTTAGCATTTTTTTAAATAAACAAAAAGGAGAAGCAATAATACCTTCTATCTATAAAATAAGAGAAGAACCCTCCCTTTACTTAAAATTAAAAACACTAAAAGAAGGCTTATATGAAGTTACCCCAAAAGATTTAGAAAAAGTTGGCATTAATCCATTAAGAGTGGATCCGAAAAAGATTCAAATTCTTGGTGGATATAAAAAGGTTATGAAATGGAATTTGGATAGCCTTTTAGCAATGGACACTCTTCCAGAAGTCCTTCCTACCATATATGAGATCGATGAAGACGAAACTTTTGAACCATGGGAGAGAATCATATTTTATGCTCATTCTCTTTCGGGTTGGAAAAGGAATAGGTTTACTTCTAAAGTGTTTTTCTATTATCACCCTTACACAGACACAAATATTTACTGGCTCCGCTTTAACAAAGAAGCCTTAAAAATGAATCAAGTTTCTCAAGTTGGAGGAGAAGAATCTTCTTTCTTTATTGATACCATCCATCTTGAAGAAGATGTTTTTAGTCCTTTAAAAAGTGGACTTACCTGGGGTTGGAAAGAATTAAATGTGATTGGAGAAAACTTAGAAAGTGAAAATAGCAAATTAATAACAACCTTTATTCCCCAAGACCCCCTTGACTCTAAAGCAATAATATTTGTAGCTTTCTATCCTAAGGAGAATAAAAACACTGATTTGGAGATCTCTTTAAATGGAGAAACATCTCTTAAAACAGTTCCTTGTTTTGGAGACCCTAAAACTGATAGGACAATTTTTATAGATACATTAGAAAACCTCCACTCAGGAATAAACGAGTTAAGTGTTTCTCTTAGAAGTAGTGAGAGATCTATAATTTTAGATTATATAGAAATTATTTATAAAAGAAAAACAATCGGGAAAGAAGATTTTTTAATTATAAAACAGGATTCTTCTTTAAGAAATTACCGAGTAGAAGGATTCTTAAGAAATCCTTATGTGCTTGACATTAGTAAAGAAAGCTCTCCGAAACTAATTTCTTCTGATTTCGAAAATGGAACTGTGAATTTTTCTTCTGCCTCAAGTAGAGTTCTTTTACAAAGCTCTCCTTTTTCTATAGAAGAAATATCCATATCAAATCCAACCTCCCTATTCCAGGGTGGAGCAGATTGGATTGTCATAACCCCAGAAACCTTTTTCTCTGAAGCTCTAAAATTAAAAAATTGGAGAGAGAGTAATTTAAGAGGCTTTTCTTCTCCTATAGCAAAGGTTGTAAAAATTGAAGAAATTTATGATAATTTTTCTTATGGGGTTAAAGATCCTTCCGCCATAAAAAGATTCTTATATTGGACGCAATTAAATTGGAATCCACCTCCTAATTATGTTTTGCTTTTCGGAAATGGTAGTTACGATGACAAAAATTTAACAGGGAATGGGAAGACATCCTTCATTCCTATTCATACAGAAGGTATCACGGTTTCTCAGAAAGAGGGTTATTTAACTTCAAATCCTTCTTGGGATAGCTGGTTTGTAAATTTTAACGAAGACCCAAGACAAGTCCCAGATATACCTATTGGGAGAGTCACAGCTTCTAACTTACAAGAAGCTAAAGGATGGGTAGATAAGTTAATAGAATATGAGAAAAGTTCGGGTAATTGGAGAATGAAAGCTATTCTTCTCGCTGATGATGCATTTTCTGCTACAAGTAGTGCTGAAAGAGAGAATACTGACGGTATGGAAAGTATTGCAAGAAAACTTCCAGGGTGGATTTATAAAGATAAAATATATTTAATAGAATATCCAAGAGAGGCAGGATTAAAACCTTCCGCCAGGAAAGCTCACATTGAGTCAATGAAAGAAGGAGCTCTTGTTGGAATGTATATTGGGCATGGAAACTTAAGAGGTTTAGCCCACGAAGGAGTTTTTCTAATTCAAGACATAAACCTACTTTCTAATTGGAGAAAAACCCCAATCTATTATTTTGGCTCTTGTGATGTTGGTTACTTTGAAAGACCGGATGAGCGTAGCATTGGGGATTATTCTGTTCTTTATAAAGAGGGGGGAACCATCGTAACAATTGCTGCAGGAAGAGCTACAGGAAACCCTGATAATACATACTTGGGAGAAAGGATAATCGAGTATCTTTTTAACGATTCTGTAAAAACTGCAGGAGAGGCTTTCCTTTTTGCAAAAGAAAAGGGAGGACATTCAACCTACACATTCTTCGGAGATCCCGGAACTTCTATATTGATTGATTCAGCTCCGTTAACTGTTTCCCTAAATGATACTTTTAAAACAGGCTCTTCTATAGAAATAAAAGGAGAATGTAAAAATTCAGCAGAAAAGATTTCCTGTCTTCTAACAGAGGGAAGCTATGATACATTAATAGACGGAAGCGAAGGAAGTGGCACTTTAATGATTAAAGTAAGAAAAGAAGGAAGAATATTATTTAGAGGTAGTGCACCAATAGTGAACGATTCTTTTGTGATAAAAATGAACCTCCCTTATGACATAAAAGCAGATTCTGGAAGAATCCGTTTCTATTCAAGAGGAGAAAAAGAATCATATTTCTCCTCAAGAATATATTTTAAAGAAGGCCTCCCTTCCCTAGATACACTACCACCTTCTATCTCTTTCCAATTGGAAGGTAGGGTTCTTAAAAAAGGAGATTTGATTCCTCCTTCAGGGGAGATGACTCTTATTATAAGCGATTCCAGTGGAATTGACTTACGAGACAAAACCAATATCCAAGTCAACGTTGGCGGAACTTCAAAACTTCTCCTTGGAGATAAATTTACTTATTTAACAGGAACCTGCACTATAGGAGAAGTTTCTTTTGCCTATGAAGCTCCCTCTCTCTCTGATTCTATTAAAATTAAAGTTTATGCTAAGGACAACTCTGGAAACATTGGTTCTTGCGAAACGAGCTTTAAAGTTGGGAGAAAAGAAATTCTTTGGAACGTAAACAATTATCCAAATCCAATGAAGGATAAAACAATAATCGTTTATAATACATCTCAGGAAGTGCCTGTTGAAATAAAAATCTTTACGATAGCTGGAAGACTGGTTAAAGAAATTTATCCTGGAGTCTCAAAATATGGGATTAATTATGTAGAATGGGATGGAAAAGATAAATTAGGAAGACCCGTTTCTAATGGAGTTTATTATTATATGATAAAAGCAGGAAATACCGAGCCTTATTACGGTAAAATAGCGGTAGTAAGATGA
- a CDS encoding Trm112 family protein — translation MIKKELLDILVCPKCKGSLRLDEKKERLICDKCKLAYPIEDGIPVMLIEEAEKL, via the coding sequence ATGATAAAAAAAGAATTATTGGATATCCTTGTTTGCCCTAAATGTAAAGGTTCATTAAGGTTGGATGAAAAAAAAGAAAGGCTAATCTGCGACAAATGTAAACTTGCATATCCAATTGAAGATGGAATTCCTGTAATGCTAATTGAGGAAGCAGAAAAATTATGA
- a CDS encoding M23 family metallopeptidase, whose product MGFFGFYFFSIFLEIDFLWPTEEKGILSSFGEWREDHLHAGIDLPIKKIGEKILSVCDGWVWRVKTSPWGYGKAVYVKSWTGETFVYAHLFSFPKKIEEIVRKEQLRKLSYSTDIWFKEGEILVKRGDVIGYGGNSGCLSPHLHFEMRDKFQKPMDPLIRGFTISDSIPPVITGLRIIPLGGSSRVNGSPIGELYNSIYDTIKVFIEGKAGIEIEVFDKVNGKSGRVGPKEIRLYKGERLIRRELIDKFPYSNYKDSRFLFDFAYEKRTGRKFRKVFSCPGNELPFFEGEDGIIKGEEKGVYLIEVYDAAYNFTSLIIKLIDSLPERKTLTLGKELLFEPYGFLCRGKWFNPNKFGGILKSGDSILVWNLKKIKMNKLRSIEGKCEISIPADANLFTDLIAVKSHKNGDIWEWEPPLPFKKKIKIRIKTQEEKSSIYEKKGKSWIFISSKRDRDNLIGFIDHLGCFGILRDTTKPLLSLKSEKFSSQVPLIIEVDDNLSGVNFHSIKTFIDGKQTVFAYEPQRKRLIFEYPEEIKKGKHILKISLTDNQGNKTIKEWVIIKE is encoded by the coding sequence GTGGGATTTTTTGGATTTTATTTTTTTTCTATCTTTCTCGAAATAGATTTTCTTTGGCCTACTGAAGAAAAAGGCATTCTTTCTTCTTTTGGGGAGTGGAGGGAAGATCATCTTCACGCTGGGATTGATCTTCCTATTAAGAAAATTGGGGAGAAAATTCTCTCGGTTTGTGACGGCTGGGTATGGAGAGTAAAAACTTCTCCTTGGGGTTATGGGAAAGCAGTATACGTAAAAAGTTGGACAGGCGAAACTTTTGTCTACGCTCATCTATTTTCCTTTCCAAAAAAAATAGAAGAAATAGTGAGAAAAGAACAGTTAAGGAAACTTTCTTATTCTACGGATATATGGTTTAAAGAAGGAGAAATCTTAGTTAAAAGAGGTGACGTAATTGGGTATGGAGGAAATTCGGGCTGTTTATCTCCTCATCTTCATTTTGAAATGAGAGACAAATTTCAAAAACCTATGGATCCTCTTATTAGAGGGTTTACTATTTCTGACTCAATCCCTCCTGTAATCACAGGACTAAGAATCATTCCTTTGGGCGGTTCTTCAAGAGTAAATGGCTCTCCTATTGGAGAACTTTACAACTCCATTTATGACACAATTAAAGTTTTTATAGAAGGAAAAGCAGGAATAGAAATAGAGGTATTCGACAAAGTAAATGGGAAATCCGGAAGAGTTGGGCCAAAAGAAATTAGACTATATAAAGGAGAAAGACTAATAAGAAGAGAACTTATTGATAAATTTCCATATTCAAATTACAAAGACTCAAGGTTCCTTTTCGATTTTGCATACGAAAAAAGAACAGGAAGAAAATTTAGGAAAGTTTTTAGTTGTCCTGGCAATGAACTTCCTTTTTTCGAAGGTGAAGATGGAATAATAAAAGGAGAAGAAAAAGGAGTTTACTTAATAGAGGTTTATGATGCTGCTTATAACTTTACCTCTTTAATAATAAAATTAATAGATTCTCTTCCAGAAAGAAAAACTCTTACCTTGGGGAAAGAACTCCTTTTTGAACCATATGGATTTTTGTGTAGAGGAAAATGGTTTAATCCAAACAAATTTGGAGGAATTTTAAAGTCTGGGGATTCAATTTTAGTTTGGAATCTAAAAAAGATTAAAATGAATAAGTTAAGATCTATAGAAGGAAAGTGTGAAATTTCTATTCCTGCGGATGCTAACCTTTTCACCGATTTAATAGCAGTAAAATCACACAAAAATGGAGACATATGGGAGTGGGAGCCACCACTTCCTTTCAAAAAGAAAATAAAAATAAGGATAAAGACTCAAGAAGAAAAATCCTCTATTTATGAAAAGAAAGGAAAGAGTTGGATATTCATTTCTTCTAAAAGAGATAGAGATAACCTTATAGGCTTTATAGATCACCTTGGGTGTTTTGGAATATTAAGGGACACAACTAAACCTCTTCTTTCTTTAAAAAGTGAAAAATTTTCCTCTCAAGTTCCTCTTATAATAGAAGTTGATGACAATTTATCCGGGGTCAACTTCCATTCAATTAAAACATTTATAGATGGGAAACAAACAGTTTTTGCTTATGAACCCCAGAGGAAGAGATTGATTTTTGAATATCCAGAAGAAATTAAAAAAGGAAAACACATTCTTAAAATCTCTTTAACCGATAACCAAGGTAATAAAACTATAAAAGAATGGGTAATTATAAAGGAATAA
- a CDS encoding response regulator — MKEILIVDDFRPTLDSIGDYLSRKFKGEMRIHLAENGREAIEILEKKEIDLVVTDIAMPIMDGLELLAYMSKKYSEIPVIVMTSFGTPQIEENLKKFKAFLYIEKPFDINSLEEKILEGLKGETEGHIRGFSLPSFLQLIALESKTCTLKIEYEGKKGFLYFINGSLIDAKTGTNSGLEAAIELLSLEKAEIEIDGKCKKTERVIDAPLHYLLLESARIKDEENRKKKSVEDLEKEIKIEVEKELYTLLDLNFNLLLNNDTEGTFL; from the coding sequence ATGAAAGAGATTTTGATTGTTGATGATTTTAGGCCAACTTTAGATTCAATTGGAGATTATCTCTCAAGGAAATTTAAGGGAGAGATGAGGATACATTTAGCAGAAAATGGAAGGGAAGCAATAGAGATCTTAGAAAAGAAAGAAATAGATTTGGTTGTGACAGATATAGCAATGCCTATAATGGATGGGTTAGAACTTCTTGCTTATATGAGCAAGAAATATTCTGAGATTCCTGTTATTGTAATGACCTCTTTTGGAACGCCACAAATAGAAGAGAATCTTAAAAAATTTAAGGCTTTTCTTTATATTGAGAAGCCTTTTGATATTAATTCTCTTGAGGAGAAAATTTTGGAAGGGCTTAAGGGTGAAACAGAAGGGCATATTAGGGGTTTCTCGTTGCCTTCTTTTTTACAACTCATAGCCTTAGAATCCAAAACTTGCACCCTAAAGATTGAATACGAAGGAAAGAAAGGTTTTTTATATTTTATAAATGGTTCTTTAATAGATGCTAAAACCGGAACAAATTCTGGGTTAGAAGCTGCAATAGAGCTTTTATCTTTAGAAAAAGCTGAGATTGAAATTGATGGGAAATGTAAGAAGACAGAAAGGGTTATAGATGCTCCTTTACATTATCTTTTACTTGAGAGTGCTCGGATTAAAGACGAAGAAAATAGAAAGAAAAAATCAGTAGAAGATCTTGAGAAAGAAATTAAGATTGAAGTGGAAAAGGAGTTATATACTCTTTTAGATCTTAACTTTAATTTGCTTTTAAATAATGATACGGAAGGAACCTTTTTATAA
- a CDS encoding T9SS type A sorting domain-containing protein has protein sequence MKRGKVVGLMLFCYLFVFSLFGIELIKDDFRLNDDEVGGNNYSPDVLIFGNGEEVIFWGDERNGSRNIYGQFYDSLGNKLWGNFKLTMMNAFNWETDPKVSNIGDSLLVIYKYGYAQWLTIEGEALGYPIYLGYLYDFDFAISDSGIFLVGSTYISGKGYDVFLKRFKFNGDSVGQRIILNTDGSSADQMYPFIARDNNGRFVVVWRDCRNSSKGDIYGQLINEKGDPIGSNFLVNTDLGDNDQLSPSCAMDSAGNFIVVWEDGRSSPHCVYGQRFDQSGVPIDTNFKINDTSLTCSHPSCGMDKEGNFVVVWGEGSKTISGQLFDKSGSKIGYNFKIVEDDNSFSLNPCVIMSEDKFVVAWERDKEGGLDIYKRSFKNDGTPLSGEEKVNEIEGTANQEYPVVDMNSSGSVVVAWTDFRSPWGVYFQRLDPLGNPIGENIHIEPGYTPDVALSEDSSFVIVYRYYGEIHLQRVSPSGDTVGSPLRIDEVSGYYCYSPSVDIDFLNNAVVTWYDHRDGDNDIWAQKINKLGMKVGSNFKVNEDDGSSSQEEPSIAMTPNGKFLIAWADNRNGNYDIYAQLFGSDGTPINGNLKINESEDPSGQFNPCVAYLPDGNFIVAWEDYGSSYGVYFQIVDTTGVLVDSNCKVSQNNHWGFSPEVSVAPSGEFVITWEDYDYYSFYNIYAQRYKAQRTPDEENFKVNNDMEGVNNSQLYPSVATNGNSLIFVWQDARWQKGWDIAAKVFGLPFGIEERKSEKFLTTLFQNIPNPFGNTTFISYQLEEIEEISLNIYDISGRLVKSLVSGVGKPGIHTIIWNGKDKNGVDLPSGIYFCRLETPKKTYSIKMTLLR, from the coding sequence ATGAAAAGAGGTAAGGTAGTAGGACTTATGTTATTTTGTTATCTTTTTGTTTTCTCTCTCTTTGGGATTGAGCTTATTAAGGATGATTTTAGGCTGAATGATGATGAAGTTGGAGGGAATAACTATTCCCCAGATGTTTTAATTTTTGGAAATGGGGAGGAAGTAATTTTTTGGGGAGATGAACGAAATGGGAGTAGGAATATCTATGGGCAATTTTACGATTCTTTAGGGAATAAGCTTTGGGGTAATTTTAAGCTCACAATGATGAATGCTTTCAATTGGGAGACCGACCCAAAAGTTTCTAATATTGGTGATAGCTTACTTGTAATTTATAAATATGGTTATGCTCAGTGGTTAACTATAGAGGGAGAGGCTTTAGGTTATCCAATTTATCTTGGATATTTATATGATTTTGATTTTGCAATAAGTGATTCAGGAATATTTTTGGTAGGCTCTACTTATATTTCAGGGAAGGGGTATGATGTTTTTCTTAAAAGATTTAAATTTAATGGAGACTCTGTAGGTCAACGAATTATTTTGAATACTGATGGGTCTTCTGCCGATCAAATGTATCCGTTTATAGCAAGAGACAATAACGGAAGATTTGTTGTTGTGTGGAGAGATTGTAGGAATTCCTCTAAAGGGGACATATATGGACAACTTATTAATGAAAAGGGAGACCCGATAGGTTCAAATTTTCTTGTAAACACAGATTTAGGGGATAATGATCAACTATCTCCTTCTTGTGCAATGGATTCAGCCGGAAACTTTATTGTTGTTTGGGAGGATGGGCGGAGTAGTCCTCATTGCGTTTATGGCCAGAGGTTTGATCAATCGGGTGTCCCAATAGATACTAATTTCAAAATAAATGACACCTCTCTTACTTGTTCCCATCCTTCCTGTGGAATGGATAAGGAAGGGAACTTTGTTGTTGTTTGGGGAGAGGGAAGTAAAACCATCTCCGGGCAGCTCTTTGATAAAAGCGGGAGTAAAATAGGTTATAATTTTAAGATAGTTGAAGATGATAATAGTTTTAGCCTTAATCCTTGCGTTATTATGAGTGAAGACAAATTTGTTGTAGCATGGGAGAGGGATAAAGAGGGTGGTTTGGATATTTATAAGAGAAGCTTTAAAAATGATGGGACTCCTCTTTCTGGAGAGGAAAAGGTTAACGAGATTGAAGGGACCGCAAATCAAGAGTATCCAGTTGTGGATATGAATTCTTCGGGTAGTGTTGTTGTCGCTTGGACAGATTTCCGGAGCCCTTGGGGAGTTTATTTCCAGCGACTTGATCCTCTTGGAAATCCAATTGGGGAAAATATTCATATTGAGCCCGGATACACTCCAGATGTAGCATTATCTGAAGATTCAAGCTTTGTTATCGTATACAGATATTATGGAGAAATTCATCTTCAGAGAGTAAGTCCTTCTGGAGATACCGTAGGCTCTCCTCTTAGGATAGATGAGGTAAGTGGTTATTATTGTTATAGTCCTTCGGTTGATATTGATTTTCTAAATAATGCTGTTGTTACTTGGTATGATCACCGTGATGGAGACAATGATATTTGGGCTCAAAAGATTAATAAATTAGGAATGAAAGTAGGCAGTAACTTTAAAGTGAATGAAGATGATGGTTCTTCTTCCCAAGAAGAACCGAGTATAGCAATGACTCCCAATGGTAAATTTCTAATAGCTTGGGCTGATAATAGAAACGGAAATTATGATATATATGCTCAATTGTTTGGTTCGGATGGGACACCTATAAATGGAAATTTAAAGATTAATGAAAGTGAAGATCCTTCCGGGCAATTTAATCCCTGTGTAGCTTATCTTCCAGATGGAAATTTTATTGTTGCTTGGGAGGATTACGGTTCTTCTTATGGTGTTTATTTTCAAATAGTAGATACCACAGGAGTTCTTGTTGATTCTAATTGTAAGGTTAGTCAGAATAATCACTGGGGATTTTCTCCAGAAGTGAGTGTTGCGCCTTCCGGTGAATTTGTAATTACTTGGGAGGATTATGATTATTATTCTTTTTATAATATCTATGCTCAGAGGTATAAAGCTCAGAGAACCCCTGATGAAGAAAACTTTAAAGTAAATAACGATATGGAAGGAGTAAATAATTCTCAGCTCTACCCTTCTGTCGCAACAAATGGGAATTCGTTAATTTTCGTTTGGCAAGATGCAAGATGGCAAAAAGGTTGGGACATAGCAGCAAAAGTATTTGGTCTTCCATTTGGGATAGAAGAGAGAAAATCAGAAAAGTTTCTTACCACGCTTTTCCAAAATATCCCAAACCCATTTGGTAATACAACTTTTATTTCCTATCAACTTGAGGAAATTGAAGAGATAAGCTTGAATATATATGATATCTCAGGAAGATTAGTTAAATCTCTTGTAAGTGGTGTTGGAAAACCAGGAATTCATACCATTATATGGAACGGAAAGGATAAAAATGGTGTGGATCTACCTTCTGGGATTTACTTCTGTCGTTTGGAAACACCTAAAAAGACTTATTCAATAAAAATGACGCTTCTTAGATGA